cctgtaatcccagcaatttgggacgctgaggtgggtggatcacctgaggtcaggagttcgagaccagcctggctaacgtgaaaaaaccctgtctccactaaaaatacaaaaattagctgagcgtgctggtgggcacctgtagtctcagctactcaggaggccgagacaggagaattactcaaactcaagagacagaggttgcaatgagtagagatcacgccattgcacttcagtctgggcaacagggtgagactctgtctccaaaaaaaaaaaaaaaaagtatatttggggccaggcagctcacacctgtaatcccagcagtttgggaggccaaggtgggcagatcaattgagcccaggagtttaagaccagtctgagcaacctgatgaaaccccatctccacaaataaaaatacaaaaattagctgggcatggtggcacatgcctgtggtcccagctactcaggaaactgaggcacgaggatcacttgagccacggaagtggaggttgcagtgagttgagatcatgccactgctctccagcctgcactgcactccagcctgggcgacagagggagaccttgtctcaaataaataaataagtatatttgtcaacaaacattttaaaatatttgataagacAAGTATAAATGTATATTAGCAAAATTATCAATGATATTTGACCCTGGAgagatttcatttctaattgtacATCAGCACAAcagctttcattttcttaaatccCAAATCAAGCAAAAATGCTTGAAAAGAAAGAGCacagcaggctgggcgtggtagctcacacctgtaatcccaacactttggaaggccaaggcaggcagaccatcttaggtcaggagttcaagaccagcctggccaacatggtgaaaccctgtctctactaaagatacaaaaattaggtaggcatggtggcatgcacctgtaatcccagctactggggagtctaaggcacgagaattgcttgaacctgggagacagaggttgcagtgagccaagatcatgccactgcaactgcactccagcctgggcaataagagggagactgtctcaaacacagatagatagatagatagatagatagatagatagatagatagatagcaggccgggcacagtggctcacgcttgtaatcccagcactttgggaggcgaagtgggaggatcacctgaagttgggagttcaagaccagccttaccaacatggagaaaccccatctctactaaaaatacaaaattagctgggtgtggtggtgtgcacccgtaatcccagctactcgggaggctgaggcaggagaatcgcttgaaccagtgaggcggaggttccagtgagtgtgaggtcatgccattgcactccagcctgggcaacaagagcaaaactctgtctcaaaaataaataaataaataaaataaaaataaaaaatagcatagCACCTTGCTTTGACCCCAGTTGTCTGTGAGATACAGACAATCTTACCACCTGGACACTTCCAAGGCTCCCTGTCTGCACGTCCTTCACTTTCTACTTTACATTAGGATTATCTGTGGCAAATCCGCCCAGAACCTCCTGGAGAGCAGAATCTACATCGGATCATCTTTGTGACCCTTAAGGTTACCCAGGGccaccccagagattctgatttaattgaccAAGTCAAGCATGGGATTGAATGAGGTTTCAGTTTATTTTAGAAACCTCCAACAGGATTCTTATTTCCAGTGTGGACTGAGAACTGCTGAGTCCCAACTCATTCTTGGTgctaataagtatttattaagtcaatgaataaattaacacAGTGCCATCTCTTGATAGTCACAACAGGAAAGGCAGCTGGGAAATAGTATGCACATTTTACAGTTGGAAAAACAAACTCAGAAAGCAAAGACCATTCTCATCATCACCTCGGTGGAGCCAGTAGCCCTAGGAAATATTCCCCCCACCAGAGAGAGCTACTGTCTACACAAGAGCAGTGCTCCTCAGCTTCTGCCAGGGTGGGGGCTTGAGACTAAGAACGGAGGTATAGGCAGAGGTGAGGGTTTCAGCGTGGGTTTCAAGTCTGTCTCCTTGGTTCTGTGGGTAATTCTCaggagggtggagggaagggagggtgcAGGGTTGGCCTGTCCATCAGGCTGTGTCGCTTACATAAAATCCAGATAGAAAAGCTAAGAACTCTACAGGTATTCTACCCAGGAATACCCCGCCTCCACTGCCAGGACGGAGAGCTCCCAGATATCCAGGTCAGATTCTCCTCATTCTTGAATTATCTGCACAGTCCCTCCCACGTCCCAGCCCAGCAAAGCTTCCGACCCCTGGGCCTCAAACTGCAACGCACCCTGCAATGCAATAGGAACCACCCAATCTCCAGCAGCGTCCATCCGCCCACTCGAGCCCACTTGTTTGCAGACCACAGAGCGGCAGCACATCCCCACACGCGGCTGTCAGGGAAGGTCAATGCGCTAGAGTGCAAGAGCCTTTGCTTTGCAGATTGCCGCAGCGCTGGGTGTGGGCGCAGGTGGGGCTAGAGAGCTGGGTTTTGAAAGAGTGAACTGCAAAGCTGAGGGTGCCGAGCAAGATACAGATCTGACAGGAGCAGAGAAAAAACGCTCCTGCCTCTGAACCCCTCCCACCTCGCATCACCTGACAAGTCTCTCCAGGTCTGGTGTCCGGAAACCCCACCTCTTCAAAGCCCCGCCCTTCGAAACATCAGAAAGTAACCCCCTTGACCGCCCCGGCTCTCCCCCCACACCTCCGCCAAGccgcagtatttttttttaactgggtgAGGGCTAGAAGGAGCGGTAGAGATTGATTCATTCTAGCCAAACACCTCTcttaacaaaaaaaggaaactgaaccCCGATTAGCGAAATGTCTTGCTCAAGTCCATAAAGCGAGACCACTGGCTGATCTGGACCCTTAGAAGCTACCTACCCttcacctcccctccccagctaCCTGTTGCCATGGTGATGAGAACAGGCTCCTGCTGAGGCTCTGGCTGTCGTCGCAAGaggctggagaggctgaggaCTGGGCTGGACATGCTGACCATCAGCCAAGCCCCATCTAGGGCCCGCGGGCAGTTCCGCGCCGGGGTCAGGCCGCTGGCCCAGTTCGCAGAGGCGGGGAGAGGGACGAAGCGGCTCATCTCACAGTGTGGTGCGGGGGCGTCCCGGGGGTACCGCCTGAAGGCAGCCTGGAGGAAGCCCGTGGGGTCTGAGTGTAGAGAAGGAAGTTGCAGCTGTAGAGTCACCGCCGGGAAAGGGGCTGGAAGGGCAGCGTTCAGGGAACTTCAAATGCACAGACTACCCCATAGTGAGACTCACTTTATAGAGGGGGAAGCTGAGGCCCGAGGTCACTGCCGGATCTAAAGAGGAGGGGGTTTCGGTGGAGGCGACAGAGGTAGGGGGGCGGCGAGTCCCTAAAGACTCACCGTGCACATTGAGGTAGAGCTCAGGGTCGAGGTCCGGCCGGGGCGGCGGTTCCCCCTGTCCCTGGCGCAACAGCAGTGCACCGGGTCTCTTGGCCAGACCCTTTCCGCTCGTATCCTCCACGAACCAACACTCGATCACCGCGGGTCCTGCCGAGACGGCGGTCGCCAGGCCTGGCGTACAGGGGTGCGAATGAGGGGCGGCTTGGATATCTGGTGACCTGCCCACTCCCACCCACCCTGGCGTCGGCTCCAATGGGGCCACCTCCCCCCGCTTCCCTCTAGTTCCTGGGCGATGAGTCGCGGGGTTCGCTCACCCAAAGCCACAGCGAGGAGCAGAGACAGCGACTTCATGGCTCTGCGACCTCCTCAGCCAGcaaccctcctcttcctcctttcactTTCACTTTCCTCCAAAGGGCGACGGGAGGGGCGGTGGAAATCCCCGCTCTGGTTAGGTGAAGGTGCCTGGGAGACCGGTGTTTCCTCACCGGCCAGGCAGGGACCCGGGAAGATCCTCTCCAGTTCTCACCAGAACACCCCAGTCTTACCGCGCCCTCTTGGACTACACAGCAGCCCCGAGTCGGAGCCCTCCCCAAGCCCAGgcacccactccccactccccaaacTCCTGTGTGTGCTCTCCAGCATCCACTTGCCCGAAAACCATTACTCCTGCTTTCCCCCATCTGTGCCGCGTCCCCACCAAACACACCGGTGTCGGGAAGCCAAGTAAAtgaccaataaatattttaatcactgttaaaaaaaataaaaaccttgtaCTCCTAAGACTTACTCCCTCCTTGTCTCCACCCACTCCTCCATGAGAACCGAGTTGGGAATTTCCACGGGAAGTGGGGGGTGGCGAGGACAGAGGGTAGAAATAAAGACCGCATCCTTGAGAGGGGGTAGGTTCTAGGACAAGGGTGGGGCTCAAAGGCCTGGTCTCCACGACAACACAAACACAGACTTCAGGCACAGACTACAACCACCTGACCCCTGACCCTGTGACTGCAAGATGCTCAACACGCCCCCTCTCCTACCCTCCATGTGCACCCTACTCTGTGGAGCAGGGGCTTCAGTGTACCCatcagagggaaaggaagggcttAGTTCCGGAAATACCTTGGGAGGGAGGGGTTGAGTAGTAGAATGGGCAGGCGATGGTGCAACTGTGGTTCCCCTTCCAGAATATATACAAGTCCACAGAgataaaggaagacaggaagtgtGGTGGGAGATCACCCGGGGGTCACAGCGCCCATGTATCGTGCTTATTCCCTTTCCCGAAAGCTACCCCACCCCAGTAGCCTGCCCCTTCAGTTTGCTCCTCCACCTCCACTGAAGCCCATCTCCACCTTGTGGACGCTGGGTGGGGACCAGACACGTCTACTGGACGGGGGCGTGGCCGCACTCGCTTCGTCGCCGCTGCCCCCGCCCGTTCCGGGAGACTCTCTCTTGGAAGGCAAGGATGGCCCCGTGGGCGTCCCAGGCCCAGGTCCGGCTCCGCCCCCACCCAGGCGGTGCCGGCGCTCACAGTGTCCTCGGTGGCGCATGAAGCTGTCTCGCCACATGAACTTCTTGGCGCAGACTCCGCACTCGTAGGGCTTGAGACCTGTGTGCGTCTTCATGTGCTCAGTCAGATGGTGCTTCATCTTGAACTTTTTGTTGCACACGGGGCAGTCAAACGGCCGCAGATTGAGGTGCATGTTCACGTGCCGGTCCCGCATGCTCTTGTGGGAGAAGGCCTTCCCACAATGGCACAGAAAGATCTTATTCCCGTCCCCGCTGCCAGTCCCTCCAGAGACCCCACCAACGCTACCCGGCACACCCAGGCTCCCCACCGACGTGCCCCCCACAGTCACTGCCCCGTGTTCTGCTTGGTTCCCTGGTGGTTGGCCTGGAGCCTgtgaggaggaggatgaagacGACGGGAAGACCAAGATCTGGTTGCCCTGCATGTCCAAGGGAAGAAGTGGTcgaggagggtgggagggtgcATAGGAAGAGGGAGCTGGCCCCCCTGAGTCATCAAGACCTGCCCCAGGACCCCCACCCTCATATGGGCCAAAGTCATTGGAGGACTCACAGAAGTTAACTTGCTCCTCTCCCTTGTCTGGGGGCTCACTCAGGGTACGGACATCACTTATGCTGAGGGTAGCCTCAGGCCCTCCCCCCACTGGAACCCTGGAGCTACCCCCTAGCTCTTCATCTTCATCATCCTCACAGGTCAACACCaggtcttcctcctcctcttcctcctccagatCTGGGTCTTGGGGAACCAGCGGTGCTGGTGCTGGGCAATTACCACCTCGCTTCACGTATACCCAGTGTTTCTGTG
This genomic window from Chlorocebus sabaeus isolate Y175 chromosome 17, mChlSab1.0.hap1, whole genome shotgun sequence contains:
- the ZBTB22 gene encoding zinc finger and BTB domain-containing protein 22, with product MEPSPLSPSGAALPLPLSLAPPPLPLPAAAVVHVSFPEVTSALLESLNQQRLQGQLCDVSIRVQGREFRAHRAVLAASSPYFHDQVLLKGMTSISLPSVMDPGAFETVLASAYTGRLSMAAADIVNFLTVGSVLQMWHIVDKCTELLREGRASATTTITTAAATSVTVPGAGVPSGSGGTVAPATMGSARSHASSRASENQSPSSSNYFSPRESTDFSSSSQEAFAASAVGSGERRGGGPVFPAPVVGSGGATSGKLLLEADELCDDGGDGRGAVVPGTGLRRPTYTPPSIMPQKHWVYVKRGGNCPAPAPLVPQDPDLEEEEEEEDLVLTCEDDEDEELGGSSRVPVGGGPEATLSISDVRTLSEPPDKGEEQVNFCESSNDFGPYEGGGPGAGLDDSGGPAPSSYAPSHPPRPLLPLDMQGNQILVFPSSSSSSSQAPGQPPGNQAEHGAVTVGGTSVGSLGVPGSVGGVSGGTGSGDGNKIFLCHCGKAFSHKSMRDRHVNMHLNLRPFDCPVCNKKFKMKHHLTEHMKTHTGLKPYECGVCAKKFMWRDSFMRHRGHCERRHRLGGGGAGPGPGTPTGPSLPSKRESPGTGGGSGDEASAATPPSSRRVWSPPSVHKVEMGFSGGGGAN